The following coding sequences are from one Cygnus olor isolate bCygOlo1 chromosome 2, bCygOlo1.pri.v2, whole genome shotgun sequence window:
- the VAPA gene encoding vesicle-associated membrane protein-associated protein A, which produces MAAAGAVAKHEQILVLDPPTDLKFKGPFTDVVTTNLKLRNPSDRKVCFKVKTTAPRRYCVRPNSGIIDPGSSVIVSVMLQPFDYDPNEKSKHKFMVQTIYAPPNISDMEAVWKEAKPDELMDSKLRCVFEMPNENDKLNDIDASKPAPVQNASKQDGPMPKPHSVSLNDTETRKLVEECKRLQAEVMKLSEENRHLRDEGLRLRKVAHSDKSGSPTALALRDNGSNSLPSLLVVIAAIFIGFFLGKFIL; this is translated from the exons gtcccTTTACAGACGTAGTAACTACAAATCTTAAGCTACGAAATCCATCAGATAGGAAAGTATGCTTCAAAGTGAAGACCACAGCGCCTCGTCGATACTGTGTGAGGCCAAACAGTGGAATTATTGACCCAGGATCATCTGTAATTGTTTCAG TAATGCTGCAACCTTTTGACTATGACCCAAACGAGAAGAGTAAACACAAGTTTATGGTACAAACGATCTATGCACCACCAAATATTTCAGATATGGAGGCAGTG TGGAAAGAAGCAAAGCCCGATGAGCTAATGGACTCCAAATTGAGATGTGTGTTTGAAATGCCCAACGAAAATGATAAACTG AATGATATAGATGCAAGCAAACCCGCTCCAGTACAGAATGCATCTAAGCAGGATGGACCGATGCCAAAACCACATAGTGTTTCACTTAATGATACTGAAACAAGGAAGCTAGTGGAAGAGTGCAAAAGACTTCAGGCAGAGGTTATGAAGCTGTCGGAAGAAAATCGGCACCTGAGA GATGAAGGCTTGAGGCTCAGAAAGGTAGCACACTCGGATAAATCTGGATCACCCACAGCTTTGGCTCTCAGAGATAATGGCTCTAATTCTCTTCCATCACTTCTTGTTGTAATTGCAGCCATTTTCATTGGATTCTTTCTAGGGAAATTCATCTTGTAG